A genomic region of Longimicrobiales bacterium contains the following coding sequences:
- a CDS encoding lytic transglycosylase domain-containing protein, with amino-acid sequence MMPGGFWRWEYDGSNDRRASTLRQWEHGNVSPAQRFGSRAWKAARVSAKVIAIGAIAFVAGAAITAGPDSAIANAQLRNQLGRIESTLQAREGELSLARLEMKRLQAIMTYSDQYEIPADLAAAIYDAARAEGIEPALAFSLVRVESEFRLRAVSSVGAVGLTQVMPSTAQILQPGINRSQLFERDTNLRLGFRYLNDMLRQYEGDLRLALLAYNRGPGRVDEILRGGGDPGNGYARKVLGRPTE; translated from the coding sequence ATGATGCCCGGTGGCTTCTGGCGCTGGGAGTACGATGGCAGCAACGACCGGCGCGCTTCGACGCTCCGTCAGTGGGAGCACGGCAACGTCAGCCCGGCGCAGCGGTTCGGCAGTCGCGCCTGGAAGGCAGCTCGCGTCTCTGCCAAGGTGATCGCGATCGGCGCGATTGCGTTCGTGGCCGGCGCTGCGATCACGGCAGGCCCGGACAGCGCCATCGCGAACGCTCAGCTTCGCAATCAGCTCGGCCGCATCGAGAGCACGCTGCAGGCACGCGAGGGCGAGCTTTCCCTCGCCCGGCTCGAGATGAAGCGGCTGCAGGCGATCATGACGTACTCGGATCAGTACGAGATCCCCGCAGACCTGGCGGCGGCAATCTATGACGCCGCACGCGCCGAGGGCATCGAGCCCGCACTCGCGTTTTCGCTGGTGCGGGTGGAGAGTGAGTTCCGCCTGCGGGCGGTCAGCTCCGTCGGTGCCGTGGGGCTCACACAGGTGATGCCGTCGACCGCGCAGATCCTGCAGCCGGGGATCAACAGGTCACAGCTTTTCGAGCGGGATACGAACCTGCGGCTGGGGTTCCGTTACCTGAACGACATGCTCCGTCAGTACGAGGGCGACCTGCGGCTGGCACTGCTCGCCTACAACCGGGGGCCCGGACGCGTGGATGAGATCCTGCGCGGCGGCGGCGATCCCGGAAACGGCTACGCGCGCAAGGTGCTGGGTCGGCCGACCGAGTAG
- a CDS encoding LysM peptidoglycan-binding domain-containing protein, with protein MVNRRDWKMLLTGGAAMSAALLTAWSVRPEPPVEPAPMEEVLAEAEALSDDVVTWDITVTRNERVEDWIDFLTGRNRDRTKLWLERSGRYGPMIQAELRERGMPEDLLYLALIESGFSPKAYSSAAASGIWQFIAETGQRYGLEVTGVVDERRDPIKSTDAALDYLQDLYDRFGSWYLAAASYNTGENRVGRIMREMFGTERGTDEHFWKIAHRLPRETRDYVPLMLAAGHIAKEPEKYGFTDLVYQEPLSFDVTWVPGAVSLDAIARAVSLPVDSIGDLNTHLVAGATPEGRAWPVRLPSGTAEQFAVNFPRIFREVRAEAARHEAALANAPTHRVLRGETLSHIARRYGVSVGALQQANDNISPRRLQVGQVLRVPGRSGGAAVASSSAAEARFHQVRRGESLWTIARRYDVSMNQLRAWNGLSGRSVIHPGQKLRVTA; from the coding sequence ATGGTGAATCGACGCGACTGGAAGATGCTGCTGACGGGCGGTGCTGCGATGTCGGCCGCACTGCTGACTGCGTGGTCGGTCCGGCCGGAGCCGCCGGTCGAGCCTGCGCCGATGGAGGAGGTGCTGGCGGAGGCGGAAGCGCTATCGGATGACGTGGTCACGTGGGACATCACGGTCACGCGTAACGAGCGCGTGGAAGACTGGATCGACTTTCTGACAGGGCGCAACCGCGACCGCACGAAGCTGTGGCTGGAGCGGTCGGGGCGGTACGGTCCGATGATCCAGGCCGAGCTGCGGGAACGTGGCATGCCCGAGGACCTGCTGTACCTCGCGCTGATCGAAAGCGGATTTTCGCCGAAGGCGTACTCGAGTGCTGCGGCGTCCGGGATCTGGCAGTTCATTGCGGAGACGGGGCAGCGCTACGGGCTGGAAGTGACTGGTGTGGTGGACGAGCGTCGCGATCCGATCAAGTCGACGGATGCGGCGCTGGACTACCTGCAGGACCTGTATGACCGCTTCGGCAGCTGGTACCTGGCAGCGGCATCGTACAACACGGGGGAGAACCGCGTCGGCCGCATCATGCGCGAGATGTTCGGCACGGAGCGTGGCACGGACGAACACTTCTGGAAGATCGCCCACCGGCTGCCGCGTGAGACGCGTGATTATGTGCCGCTCATGCTGGCTGCGGGTCACATCGCGAAGGAGCCGGAGAAGTACGGCTTCACGGACCTGGTGTACCAGGAGCCGCTGTCGTTCGATGTGACCTGGGTGCCGGGTGCGGTGAGCCTGGACGCGATCGCGCGCGCCGTGTCTCTGCCGGTCGATTCGATCGGGGATCTGAACACGCACCTCGTGGCGGGCGCCACACCGGAGGGACGTGCGTGGCCGGTGCGCCTTCCGAGCGGTACGGCGGAGCAGTTCGCCGTGAACTTTCCGCGCATCTTCCGTGAGGTGCGTGCCGAGGCGGCGCGCCACGAGGCGGCGCTCGCCAATGCGCCGACACACCGTGTGCTGCGCGGAGAGACGTTGAGTCATATTGCGCGACGTTACGGCGTCAGTGTGGGTGCCCTGCAGCAGGCGAACGACAACATCTCGCCGAGGCGGCTGCAGGTGGGTCAGGTGCTGCGCGTGCCTGGCCGGAGCGGCGGGGCTGCGGTTGCCTCGAGCAGCGCTGCGGAGGCGCGGTTCCACCAGGTGCGTCGTGGGGAGAGTCTGTGGACGATCGCGCGTCGCTACGACGTATCGATGAACCAGCTTCGTGCCTGGAACGGGCTGAGCGGTCGCAGCGTCATCCATCCGGGTCAGAAGCTGCGCGTGACCGCATGA
- the guaB gene encoding IMP dehydrogenase, translating to MQDRFFGEGLTFDDVLLLPAHSETHPSQTDISTQLTPRIRLSIPLIAAAMDTVTESRMAMAIAREGGIGIIHKNMPIERHAAEVDRVKRSESGMILNPITLQPDRPLRDAHRLMEQFSISGVPIVDDEGRLLGIVTNRDLQFETESSRPIRDVMTHENLVTAPVGTSLDEAERILHRNRIEKLPVVDDAGRLRGLITVKDIFKRRQFPNAAKDEHGRLRVGAAIGTSARDLDRAAELVQAGVDVLVIDTAHGHSAGVLRALELARSKFPDTQIIAGNIGTAEGAAALAERGADAIKVGIGPGSICTTRVVTGIGVPQFTAIVEAVRGVDDRVPVIADGGIRYSGDIVKAIAAGASTVMMGSLLAGTEESPGESFLLEGRRYKTVRGMGSLSAMEQGSADRYFQAETRETRKLVPEGIEGRVPYKGAAGDVLYQLVGGLRSGMGYVGCADIAELRTRPRFVRITPGGLRESHPHDVAITREAPNYHL from the coding sequence ATGCAGGACCGCTTTTTCGGTGAAGGGCTGACCTTCGACGACGTACTGCTGCTGCCCGCGCACTCCGAGACCCACCCCAGCCAGACCGACATCTCGACCCAGCTCACGCCTCGCATTCGCCTGTCCATCCCGCTGATCGCCGCCGCAATGGACACCGTGACGGAGTCGCGGATGGCGATGGCGATCGCGCGCGAGGGCGGCATCGGCATCATCCACAAGAATATGCCGATCGAGCGGCACGCCGCCGAGGTGGATCGCGTGAAGCGCTCCGAGAGCGGGATGATCCTGAATCCGATCACGCTCCAGCCGGATCGTCCACTGCGCGACGCACACCGGTTGATGGAGCAGTTCTCGATCAGCGGCGTTCCCATCGTCGATGACGAAGGACGCCTGCTCGGCATCGTGACGAACCGCGATCTCCAGTTCGAGACGGAGTCGAGCCGGCCGATCCGCGACGTCATGACCCACGAGAACCTCGTGACCGCACCCGTCGGCACGTCTCTCGACGAGGCCGAGCGGATCCTGCACCGCAATCGGATCGAAAAGCTGCCCGTGGTGGACGACGCCGGAAGGCTGCGCGGGCTCATCACCGTGAAGGACATCTTCAAGCGGCGGCAGTTCCCGAACGCGGCCAAGGACGAACATGGTCGACTGCGCGTGGGCGCTGCCATCGGCACGAGCGCCCGCGATCTCGACCGGGCCGCCGAGCTGGTGCAGGCCGGTGTCGACGTGCTCGTCATCGACACTGCGCACGGCCACTCCGCCGGTGTGCTGCGTGCGCTGGAGCTCGCGCGCTCCAAGTTTCCCGACACGCAGATCATCGCCGGCAACATCGGCACTGCGGAGGGCGCTGCTGCACTGGCCGAACGCGGCGCCGACGCGATCAAGGTGGGAATCGGTCCCGGCAGCATCTGCACGACCCGTGTCGTGACAGGCATCGGCGTCCCGCAGTTCACCGCGATCGTCGAAGCAGTACGGGGCGTCGATGATCGTGTGCCGGTCATCGCCGACGGCGGCATCCGGTACTCCGGCGACATCGTGAAGGCCATCGCGGCGGGTGCCTCGACCGTGATGATGGGCTCGCTCCTCGCCGGCACCGAGGAGAGCCCGGGCGAGAGCTTCCTCCTCGAAGGTCGCCGCTACAAGACCGTGCGCGGCATGGGCTCGCTCTCCGCCATGGAGCAGGGAAGCGCCGACCGCTACTTCCAGGCGGAAACGCGCGAAACGCGCAAGCTCGTGCCTGAAGGCATCGAGGGGCGAGTCCCATACAAGGGCGCCGCGGGCGACGTCCTGTACCAGCTCGTCGGCGGCCTGCGCAGCGGGATGGGCTACGTCGGCTGTGCGGACATTGCGGAGCTGCGCACCCGGCCGCGCTTCGTTCGCATCACGCCCGGCGGGCTGCGCGAGTCGCACCCGCACGACGTCGCCATCACGCGCGAGGCGCCGAACTACCACCTGTAG
- a CDS encoding YkvA family protein yields MSDRVRVGRKRRARRTVRRLVRQIPRMLTLIARLLRDSRVPTVDKAIFAAVLAYIVAPIDLMPDFLAGIGFADDLYLLGLALNRLFSGAGGRVLLEHWDGDARDLELLVEGVDEIGTVIPGPVRGELQSALRRVRRRARLRLGRNVAEA; encoded by the coding sequence GTGAGCGACCGGGTGCGCGTGGGCAGAAAGCGGCGCGCACGTCGCACCGTCCGGCGACTGGTCCGCCAGATCCCCCGCATGCTCACGCTCATCGCACGGCTGCTCCGCGACAGCCGCGTCCCGACCGTCGACAAGGCGATCTTTGCGGCCGTCCTGGCCTACATCGTCGCGCCCATCGATCTCATGCCGGACTTTCTTGCCGGCATCGGGTTCGCCGACGACCTCTACCTGCTCGGCCTCGCGCTGAACCGACTCTTCTCGGGCGCGGGCGGGCGCGTGCTGCTCGAGCACTGGGACGGCGACGCGCGCGACCTCGAGCTGCTCGTCGAGGGCGTCGACGAGATCGGCACCGTCATACCGGGCCCGGTGCGTGGCGAGCTGCAGAGCGCACTGCGCCGCGTGCGTCGGCGTGCGCGACTGCGACTCGGTCGCAACGTCGCGGAGGCGTAA
- a CDS encoding acyltransferase, protein MAFLPLRDVALPRATLAAYDDWLRTIEARLADPATDRNELCREILTDLYYPGLAGADPGTLRPAARVALLQLDPRNVTLEPEYYAETDVEAFARVKPLLWLWEMFDKSPLGENVHVGVRFRRILARHVFRRCGENFKCFQFVKFSFGYNMEVGDNVVVHRHVLLDDRAPIVIGNGVSIADYANVYTHTHALGDQRDVECKPVHLEDGVRITYHAVILAGVRMHANSMIGTMGVATRDIESDKVALGIPAVPKLDKPPREQRPAHPVTRDPLADRT, encoded by the coding sequence ATGGCCTTTCTGCCACTCAGGGACGTCGCGCTGCCGCGTGCAACGCTGGCCGCATACGACGACTGGCTCCGCACGATCGAGGCCCGTCTCGCGGACCCCGCCACCGACCGCAACGAGCTGTGCCGCGAGATCCTGACCGATCTGTATTACCCCGGCCTGGCCGGTGCCGATCCTGGCACGCTGCGGCCGGCGGCGCGCGTCGCGCTGCTGCAGCTCGATCCGCGCAACGTCACGCTCGAGCCCGAGTACTACGCGGAGACCGATGTGGAGGCCTTCGCCCGCGTCAAGCCGCTGCTCTGGCTGTGGGAGATGTTCGACAAGAGCCCGCTGGGCGAGAACGTCCACGTCGGCGTCCGCTTCCGCCGCATCCTCGCGCGCCACGTCTTCCGGCGCTGCGGCGAGAACTTCAAGTGTTTCCAGTTCGTGAAGTTCTCCTTCGGTTACAACATGGAGGTCGGTGACAACGTCGTCGTGCACCGTCACGTGCTGCTCGACGATCGCGCGCCCATCGTGATCGGCAACGGCGTGTCGATCGCCGACTACGCGAACGTCTACACCCACACGCATGCCCTCGGCGACCAGCGCGACGTCGAGTGCAAGCCCGTGCACCTCGAAGACGGCGTGCGCATCACCTATCACGCCGTGATCCTGGCCGGCGTACGGATGCATGCGAACTCGATGATCGGCACGATGGGAGTGGCGACCAGGGACATCGAATCCGACAAGGTCGCACTCGGCATCCCCGCAGTGCCCAAGCTGGACAAGCCGCCCAGGGAACAGCGGCCGGCGCATCCCGTCACGCGCGACCCGCTCGCCGATCGGACGTAG
- the acs gene encoding acetate--CoA ligase, producing MASGESALEALLQEHRRFEPGPEFRTAANANDPAIYERASADPEGFWAEWASKLEWFEPWRQVLDWKPPHAQWFVGGKLNAAYNCLDRHLEGARRNKAALIWEGEPGDTRTYTYWDLHREVGKFANVLKSLGVEKGDRVGIYLPMIPEAVIAMLACARIGAAHSVVFGGFSAESVRDRMNDAEAKVLVTADGGYRRGRVVPLKEASDRALEESPSVQSVVVVRRGAGLHVPVHMKEGRDHWWDDLMQDASADCPAEPMDSEDLLYILYTSGTTGKPKGVVHTTGGYLTHVAATTQLVFDIKDDDVYWCTADVGWVTGHSYIVYGPLAVGSTVLMYEGAPDWPDRGRFWQLVEKYGVTILYTAPTAIRAFMRWGTEWPAKYDMSTLRLLGSVGEPINPEAWVWYQQNIGGGRTPVVDTWWQTETGGIMITPLPGLTATKPGSATVPFPGIDADVLSPDGEPAKAGYLAVTKPWPGMLRTIWGDDERFRSTYWSRWDGRHYFPGDGAKRDEDGYFWILGRVDDVLNVAGHRIGTMEVESALVDHPSVAEAAVVGRVDELKGQAIAAFVTVKEGVKTTDLLRQDLRQHVADKIGAIARPDDILFAADLPKTRSGKIMRRLLRDIAEGRALGDTTTLADPAVVAKLKSEYEEKEA from the coding sequence ATGGCGAGCGGCGAGTCGGCCCTGGAGGCGTTGCTGCAGGAACACCGCCGGTTCGAGCCCGGACCGGAATTCCGGACGGCGGCGAATGCGAACGATCCAGCGATCTACGAGCGTGCGAGCGCAGACCCGGAGGGGTTCTGGGCGGAGTGGGCGTCGAAGCTGGAGTGGTTCGAGCCGTGGCGGCAGGTGCTGGACTGGAAGCCGCCGCACGCGCAGTGGTTCGTGGGCGGCAAGCTGAACGCGGCGTACAACTGCCTGGACCGGCACCTGGAGGGTGCGCGTCGCAACAAGGCGGCGCTGATCTGGGAAGGTGAGCCGGGGGACACGCGCACGTACACCTACTGGGACCTGCACCGCGAAGTTGGCAAGTTCGCGAACGTTCTGAAGTCGCTCGGCGTGGAGAAGGGCGACCGGGTCGGCATCTATCTCCCGATGATCCCCGAGGCCGTGATCGCGATGCTCGCCTGCGCGCGTATCGGTGCGGCGCACAGCGTCGTGTTCGGTGGCTTCTCCGCGGAGAGCGTTCGTGACCGCATGAACGATGCGGAGGCGAAGGTGCTGGTCACTGCGGACGGTGGTTACCGGCGCGGTCGGGTCGTGCCGTTGAAGGAGGCGTCGGACCGGGCGCTGGAAGAATCGCCGTCCGTGCAGAGCGTGGTGGTGGTGCGGCGCGGCGCGGGGCTGCACGTGCCCGTGCACATGAAGGAGGGTCGCGACCACTGGTGGGACGACCTGATGCAGGACGCATCGGCGGACTGCCCGGCGGAGCCGATGGACTCCGAGGACCTGCTCTACATCCTCTACACGTCGGGCACGACGGGCAAGCCGAAGGGCGTGGTGCACACGACGGGCGGCTACCTGACGCACGTTGCAGCAACGACGCAGCTCGTCTTCGACATCAAGGACGACGACGTGTACTGGTGCACGGCGGACGTCGGGTGGGTGACGGGGCACAGCTACATCGTGTACGGCCCGCTCGCGGTCGGCTCGACGGTGCTGATGTACGAGGGTGCGCCCGACTGGCCGGACCGCGGCCGCTTCTGGCAGCTGGTCGAGAAGTACGGTGTCACGATCCTCTACACGGCGCCTACCGCGATCCGCGCGTTCATGCGCTGGGGCACGGAGTGGCCGGCGAAGTACGACATGTCGACGCTGCGGCTGCTCGGCTCGGTGGGCGAGCCGATCAACCCGGAGGCGTGGGTCTGGTACCAGCAGAACATCGGGGGTGGTCGCACGCCGGTGGTGGATACCTGGTGGCAGACGGAAACGGGCGGGATCATGATCACGCCGCTGCCCGGCCTCACGGCGACCAAGCCGGGCAGCGCGACGGTTCCGTTCCCCGGCATCGATGCCGATGTCCTGTCCCCCGACGGCGAGCCTGCGAAGGCAGGCTACCTCGCCGTGACGAAGCCGTGGCCGGGCATGCTGCGCACGATCTGGGGCGACGACGAGCGCTTCCGCAGCACGTACTGGTCGCGCTGGGATGGCCGCCACTACTTCCCGGGCGATGGCGCCAAGCGCGACGAGGACGGCTACTTCTGGATCCTCGGGCGCGTCGATGACGTGCTGAACGTGGCGGGTCACCGGATCGGCACGATGGAGGTCGAGAGCGCGCTGGTCGATCACCCCTCCGTGGCCGAGGCCGCAGTCGTGGGGCGCGTGGACGAGCTGAAGGGGCAGGCGATCGCGGCCTTCGTCACCGTCAAGGAAGGCGTGAAGACGACGGATCTGCTGAGGCAGGACCTCCGGCAGCATGTCGCCGACAAGATCGGCGCGATCGCGCGTCCGGACGACATCCTGTTCGCTGCGGACCTGCCGAAGACGCGCTCGGGCAAGATCATGCGGCGGCTGTTGCGCGACATCGCCGAGGGTCGCGCGCTCGGCGACACGACGACGCTCGCGGATCCTGCCGTCGTCGCGAAGCTGAAGAGCGAGTACGAGGAGAAGGAAGCGTGA
- a CDS encoding metal-dependent transcriptional regulator, giving the protein MIEAKPAGETTAAQDYLKAIHELNVGGGSAATSLIAERLGVAAGSVTGMLKRLASRGLVEHVPYYGARLTDAGEAEAIRLIRRHRVLELFLVQVLGYGWDEVHEEAERLEHAVSDRLIERMAATLGDPAEDPHGAPIPEIGVAFEDRQFPSLWELEAGARGVLRRVPDEDPDALRYLAELDLRPGAELTVVGRAPFNGPLSVRVAETEHVIGAELSRALQVERIDDGG; this is encoded by the coding sequence ATGATAGAAGCTAAACCTGCCGGCGAAACCACGGCCGCACAGGATTATCTGAAGGCGATCCACGAGCTGAATGTCGGGGGCGGCTCGGCGGCGACATCGCTGATCGCGGAGCGGCTCGGCGTGGCGGCGGGGTCGGTGACGGGGATGCTGAAGCGGCTGGCGAGCCGGGGTCTCGTGGAGCACGTCCCGTACTACGGCGCGCGGCTCACGGACGCCGGGGAAGCCGAGGCGATCCGGCTGATCCGGCGGCACCGGGTGCTGGAGCTGTTCCTGGTGCAGGTGCTGGGGTACGGGTGGGACGAGGTGCACGAGGAGGCGGAGCGGCTGGAGCACGCCGTGTCGGACCGGCTGATCGAGCGGATGGCCGCGACGCTCGGGGATCCTGCGGAGGACCCGCACGGTGCGCCGATCCCGGAGATCGGGGTGGCGTTCGAGGACCGGCAGTTCCCGTCGCTGTGGGAGTTGGAAGCCGGGGCGCGTGGTGTGTTGCGTCGCGTCCCGGACGAGGACCCGGACGCCCTGCGCTACCTGGCCGAGCTGGACCTTCGGCCGGGGGCGGAGCTGACGGTGGTGGGGCGTGCGCCGTTCAATGGTCCGCTGAGCGTTCGGGTGGCGGAGACGGAGCACGTGATTGGCGCGGAACTGTCGCGGGCACTGCAGGTGGAGCGGATCGACGATGGCGGTTGA
- a CDS encoding zinc ABC transporter substrate-binding protein, with protein sequence MAVEPGRWFRFALCVCLVLSLAACARRGGAAEDGRIRIVTTIGMITDITQRVGGEHVRVQGLMGPGVDPHLYKARAGDVRKLTEAQIILYGGLHLEAAMGEVLEEMSSRTTSVAVTDSIPRSQLLRPSGYAGTWDPHVWFDVELWMHAVEAVERTLSGHDPAHAADYRRNAGALLAELGALDAWVHEQVATLPEERRVLVTAHDAFSYFGRAYGFRVIGLQGISTATEAGTRDVQRLAEEIARLRIPAIFVESSIPRRTVEAVQAAVGARGHRVAIGGELFSDALGTAGTPEGTYIGMVRHNVKTIVQALGGVVTE encoded by the coding sequence ATGGCGGTTGAGCCCGGGCGGTGGTTTCGATTCGCGCTGTGCGTGTGCCTCGTGCTGTCGCTGGCCGCGTGTGCGCGGCGCGGTGGTGCGGCGGAGGATGGCCGGATCCGCATCGTCACGACGATCGGCATGATCACGGACATCACGCAGCGCGTGGGAGGCGAGCACGTCCGTGTGCAGGGGCTGATGGGTCCCGGCGTGGACCCGCACCTGTACAAGGCGCGCGCGGGCGATGTACGGAAGCTGACGGAAGCGCAGATCATCCTGTATGGCGGGCTGCACCTCGAGGCAGCGATGGGTGAGGTGCTGGAGGAGATGTCGTCACGGACCACGAGTGTTGCGGTCACGGATTCGATTCCGCGCTCGCAGCTGTTGCGTCCTTCTGGCTATGCCGGCACGTGGGATCCGCACGTCTGGTTCGACGTCGAGCTGTGGATGCACGCCGTGGAGGCGGTCGAGCGGACACTGAGCGGGCACGACCCGGCTCACGCGGCGGACTACCGGCGCAACGCGGGCGCCTTGCTCGCGGAGCTGGGCGCGCTGGACGCCTGGGTGCATGAGCAGGTCGCGACGCTGCCGGAAGAGCGGCGCGTCCTGGTCACCGCGCATGATGCCTTCTCCTATTTCGGGCGGGCGTACGGCTTCCGGGTGATCGGGCTGCAGGGGATCAGCACGGCGACGGAGGCGGGCACGCGCGACGTGCAGCGGTTGGCAGAAGAAATCGCGCGGCTGCGCATTCCGGCGATCTTCGTGGAGTCTTCGATTCCGCGGCGCACGGTGGAGGCGGTGCAGGCCGCAGTCGGCGCGCGTGGCCACCGTGTCGCGATCGGTGGCGAGCTGTTCTCGGATGCACTGGGCACGGCGGGCACGCCGGAAGGCACGTACATCGGCATGGTGCGGCACAACGTGAAAACGATCGTGCAGGCACTCGGAGGGGTGGTAACGGAATGA
- a CDS encoding metal ABC transporter ATP-binding protein, whose translation MSRTPAIEVNDLTVAYREQPVLWDVDLDVPQGVLMAIVGPNGAGKTTLIKAVLGLVKPVAGRVLVHGEQYAEQRRLVAYVPQRGTVDWDFPTSVLDVVTMGTYGRLGWLRRVGRREREAAMDALDKVGMRDLAHRQISHLSGGQQQRVFLARALVQDARVYLMDEPFQGVDAKTERAIVDVLQDLRERGNTVVAVHHALQTVPEYFDHVLLLNVRRIAAGPVGEVFTQENLRAAYGGRVPYLSDGNGSDRLVASVG comes from the coding sequence ATGAGTCGAACGCCGGCGATCGAAGTCAACGATCTGACCGTCGCGTACCGGGAGCAGCCGGTGCTGTGGGATGTCGACCTGGATGTACCGCAGGGCGTGCTGATGGCGATCGTCGGTCCGAACGGTGCGGGCAAGACGACGCTGATCAAGGCGGTGCTCGGCCTGGTGAAGCCGGTTGCAGGCCGGGTGCTGGTGCACGGCGAGCAGTACGCGGAGCAGCGGCGGCTGGTCGCGTACGTGCCGCAGCGGGGCACGGTGGACTGGGACTTCCCGACGTCCGTGCTGGACGTGGTGACGATGGGCACGTACGGCAGGCTGGGGTGGCTGCGGCGCGTCGGGAGGAGGGAGCGCGAGGCCGCGATGGATGCGCTCGACAAGGTGGGGATGCGTGACCTGGCGCACCGGCAGATCAGTCACCTGTCCGGTGGTCAGCAGCAGCGCGTCTTCCTTGCCCGTGCGCTGGTGCAGGACGCGCGGGTGTACCTGATGGACGAGCCGTTCCAGGGCGTGGATGCGAAGACCGAGCGTGCGATCGTGGACGTGCTGCAGGACCTGCGCGAGCGGGGCAACACCGTCGTCGCGGTGCACCACGCGCTGCAGACGGTGCCGGAATACTTCGACCACGTGCTGCTGCTGAACGTGCGCCGGATTGCTGCCGGCCCGGTCGGCGAAGTGTTCACGCAGGAGAACCTGCGCGCCGCGTACGGTGGACGGGTGCCGTACCTGTCGGACGGCAACGGCAGCGATCGTCTCGTCGCCAGTGTCGGCTGA
- a CDS encoding iron chelate uptake ABC transporter family permease subunit, with the protein MFPQIFHDLLFDYTVRTVALGAGVLGMVSGALGSFAVLRRQSLLGDAISHAALPGIVIAFMLTGSKAPIVLVLGAAIAGWLGTLLVMTIVARTRLPEDSALGIVLSVFFGFGLVLLTFVQQQPDAAQAGLDRFLFGQAATLLASDVVVLVTLGAVALFAVWLFWKEFKLLSFDRDFGVSLGYRMQVVDVLLTTFLVLAIVIGLQTVGVVLMSAMVVAPAAAARQWTDSLRTMVIGAALFGALAGVVGAVASAVTPNLPTGPSVVLTASALVLVSITFAPHRGLVWNWIRHRRNTERIVSRARVVSE; encoded by the coding sequence ATGTTTCCGCAGATTTTCCACGACCTGCTGTTCGACTACACGGTCCGCACCGTAGCGCTCGGCGCCGGCGTGCTCGGCATGGTGAGCGGTGCGCTCGGCTCGTTCGCCGTGCTGCGCCGGCAGAGCCTGCTCGGTGACGCGATCTCGCACGCCGCACTGCCCGGCATCGTCATCGCGTTCATGCTGACGGGCTCCAAGGCGCCCATCGTGCTGGTGCTCGGTGCGGCGATTGCCGGCTGGCTCGGCACGCTGCTGGTGATGACCATCGTCGCGCGCACGCGGCTGCCCGAAGATTCCGCGCTGGGAATCGTGCTGTCCGTCTTCTTCGGCTTCGGCCTGGTGCTGCTGACGTTCGTGCAGCAGCAGCCGGATGCGGCCCAGGCCGGCCTGGACCGCTTCCTCTTCGGCCAGGCGGCGACGCTGCTCGCGAGCGACGTCGTCGTGCTCGTCACGCTCGGCGCGGTGGCGCTTTTCGCGGTCTGGCTGTTCTGGAAGGAGTTCAAGCTCCTCAGCTTCGACCGGGACTTCGGCGTGTCGCTCGGCTACCGGATGCAGGTGGTCGACGTGCTGCTGACCACCTTCCTCGTGCTGGCCATCGTGATCGGACTCCAGACGGTCGGTGTGGTGCTCATGAGCGCCATGGTCGTCGCGCCCGCGGCCGCAGCGCGCCAGTGGACGGACTCGCTGCGCACCATGGTCATCGGTGCCGCGCTGTTCGGCGCGCTGGCGGGCGTGGTGGGCGCCGTCGCGAGCGCCGTGACACCGAATCTCCCGACCGGACCGAGCGTGGTGCTGACCGCGAGTGCACTGGTCCTCGTTTCGATCACGTTTGCGCCGCACCGGGGGCTCGTCTGGAACTGGATCCGGCACCGTCGCAACACGGAGCGTATCGTCAGCAGGGCGCGGGTGGTGAGCGAATGA